A section of the Pedobacter sp. HDW13 genome encodes:
- a CDS encoding DUF4442 domain-containing protein, giving the protein MIISQNTLKWVMRFYPPLFFQRIWVQKFENEFRSCTVKLSKSFLNKNYNGSIFGGTIYAATDPFYALLFDQLMQREGFKVRVWLKSASIQYLKPGRSTLYFTITITDEMLVEATRALKTTGKFVKAYPMEITTKSGELCATVMNEVYVRNLHQGETPRVAY; this is encoded by the coding sequence ATGATTATTTCTCAAAACACCCTTAAATGGGTAATGCGCTTTTACCCTCCGTTATTTTTTCAGCGCATTTGGGTTCAGAAATTTGAAAATGAATTTAGAAGCTGCACGGTTAAACTGAGTAAAAGTTTCCTGAATAAGAATTACAATGGCTCTATTTTTGGTGGAACAATTTATGCAGCAACCGATCCGTTTTACGCTTTATTATTTGATCAGTTGATGCAGCGTGAAGGATTTAAAGTACGTGTATGGCTTAAAAGCGCTTCTATACAATATTTAAAACCCGGACGCTCAACTTTATATTTTACCATCACCATAACCGACGAAATGCTTGTAGAAGCTACACGTGCGCTAAAAACCACCGGAAAGTTTGTAAAAGCCTATCCGATGGAAATTACCACCAAAAGCGGCGAATTGTGTGCTACTGTAATGAATGAAGTATATGTAAGAAACCTGCACCAGGGCGAAACTCCCCGTGTTGCCTATTAA
- a CDS encoding phosphoribosylpyrophosphate synthetase, producing the protein MHVYDTITAALSDLDHRGYNLDFNLTAVGLECKSINLFLMPEEFEIEEVYRFEGMTDPADSSVVYAISSNTGSLKGVLVDGYGVYAENVSPELLNKLKIHHA; encoded by the coding sequence ATGCATGTATACGACACCATTACCGCCGCTTTAAGCGATTTAGACCACCGGGGTTATAACCTGGATTTTAATTTAACTGCTGTTGGACTGGAATGCAAATCGATTAATTTGTTTCTGATGCCGGAGGAGTTTGAAATTGAAGAAGTTTACCGTTTTGAAGGCATGACCGATCCGGCAGATAGTTCGGTGGTGTATGCCATTTCATCGAATACCGGAAGTTTGAAAGGCGTTTTGGTAGATGGTTATGGGGTTTATGCCGAAAACGTTTCTCCCGAACTGCTGAATAAGCTGAAAATACACCATGCATAA
- a CDS encoding coproporphyrinogen III oxidase, with protein sequence MKKTILSLAFAGSLIIATSACNSSKNMAGSSDSTKTDSTKVMDTTKKMTDTTKKLPDTTKQMLH encoded by the coding sequence ATGAAAAAAACAATTTTAAGTCTTGCTTTTGCTGGTTCTTTGATAATAGCCACCTCAGCATGCAATTCGTCTAAAAATATGGCTGGTTCCTCAGATAGCACGAAGACGGATTCTACCAAAGTGATGGATACCACTAAGAAAATGACTGACACAACGAAAAAACTTCCTGATACCACAAAACAGATGTTGCATTAA